A window of the Gordonia humi genome harbors these coding sequences:
- a CDS encoding histidine phosphatase family protein, which produces MVSTAAALGVAVEPDPSLASLDIGRWRGRAPEDVAADLPVWFADPDACPHGGESIRAFVARIGAAVDDGDQVIVASPVAQALLCADADRYFAVEVRPASVFDCR; this is translated from the coding sequence GTGGTCTCCACCGCCGCCGCCCTGGGGGTGGCGGTCGAACCGGATCCGTCGCTGGCCTCTCTCGACATCGGTCGCTGGCGGGGCCGGGCGCCGGAAGACGTCGCCGCGGACCTGCCCGTCTGGTTCGCGGATCCGGACGCGTGCCCGCACGGCGGTGAGAGCATCCGAGCGTTCGTCGCGCGGATCGGTGCCGCGGTCGACGACGGCGACCAGGTGATCGTCGCGTCACCGGTCGCTCAGGCGCTGCTGTGCGCGGACGCGGACCGGTACTTCGCGGTCGAGGTCCGCCCGGCGTCGGTGTTCGACTGCCGGTGA
- a CDS encoding serine hydrolase domain-containing protein encodes MFYVDDDPIASRRSAPQHGRIHLPDSLTSQQLSDRTWIGDEAGDERADAIWRAAEHWYSGGTQPAIQVCVRHRGRVIVDRAVGHGRTPIENVTSATPFCLFSASKAIAAVAVWRLIDQGVVDLGTRVADLVPGYSANGKGSTTIDHVLTHRAGIPFALAGSADQTRADDRAFVRAALCRMVPLHRPGLLHFYHALTWGPLVREIVETATGRPMREYIADEITGPLGLRWTNIGVDRSDVIEVARSHVTGSRTSFAVDTAFRLATGRTLDGIISSSNAPEVLTSTIPSSTGVSNAVELSRFAEMLLRGGALDGVRILSADAIVAARRERRALRPDVATAGVPLRWGTGFMLGSHYFGPFGRRAPEAFGHTGLTQIAMWADPQRDLATAVVSSGKPLGDVDGGRYRGLLDTIAAAFPRS; translated from the coding sequence CGCAGGAGCGCGCCGCAGCACGGACGCATTCACCTTCCCGACTCGCTTACCTCCCAACAGTTGTCGGACCGGACATGGATCGGCGACGAGGCCGGCGACGAGCGTGCCGATGCGATCTGGCGCGCGGCCGAGCACTGGTACTCGGGGGGCACGCAGCCCGCGATCCAGGTGTGCGTCCGTCATCGCGGTCGGGTGATCGTCGACCGCGCCGTCGGACACGGCCGCACACCGATCGAGAACGTCACATCGGCGACGCCGTTCTGCCTGTTCTCGGCGTCGAAGGCGATCGCCGCGGTCGCGGTGTGGCGACTGATCGATCAGGGTGTCGTCGACCTCGGCACCCGGGTGGCCGACCTGGTGCCCGGATACTCGGCGAACGGCAAGGGCTCGACGACCATCGACCACGTCCTCACCCATCGAGCCGGGATCCCGTTCGCGCTCGCGGGCAGCGCCGACCAGACACGCGCGGACGACCGTGCCTTCGTACGCGCGGCGCTGTGTCGCATGGTTCCGCTGCACCGGCCCGGACTGCTGCACTTCTACCATGCGCTCACGTGGGGACCGCTGGTCCGCGAGATCGTCGAGACCGCCACCGGGCGCCCGATGCGCGAGTACATCGCCGATGAGATCACCGGCCCCCTCGGACTTCGATGGACCAATATCGGCGTCGACCGTTCCGACGTGATCGAGGTCGCCCGCAGCCACGTCACCGGATCGCGCACCTCGTTCGCCGTGGACACCGCTTTCCGGCTCGCCACCGGCCGCACCCTCGACGGCATCATCTCGTCATCGAACGCACCGGAGGTCCTGACCAGCACGATTCCGTCGTCGACCGGAGTGTCGAACGCCGTCGAGCTGTCCCGATTCGCGGAGATGCTCCTGCGTGGCGGCGCCCTCGACGGTGTCCGGATCCTGTCGGCGGACGCGATCGTGGCCGCCCGCCGAGAGCGACGGGCGCTGCGTCCCGACGTCGCGACCGCCGGCGTCCCACTGCGCTGGGGCACCGGCTTCATGCTGGGCTCGCACTACTTCGGACCGTTCGGGCGCCGAGCTCCCGAGGCGTTCGGACACACCGGACTCACCCAGATCGCGATGTGGGCGGATCCGCAACGCGATCTCGCGACGGCCGTCGTGAGCAGCGGAAAGCCGCTCGGCGACGTCGACGGCGGACGCTACCGTGGTCTGCTCGACACGATCGCGGCGGCCTTCCCACGATCCTGA